The following proteins come from a genomic window of Drosophila sulfurigaster albostrigata strain 15112-1811.04 chromosome X, ASM2355843v2, whole genome shotgun sequence:
- the LOC133847357 gene encoding trichohyalin, whose amino-acid sequence MPTSMPCVTRAKRCLHPDCYDRLGRKVGLELERSKRPLKQQLLPTSTEQRAAKQLRLRICEKQQQESLLQQQRAVGFELSSGTGSKSLHKPRALPPGTVAPPAARSVIRPPAKPTKRKGCGGEATYFHVLGQPWESKGFAELAKEEVDRMRAARPPTADELLADHERHQEEERLNKEEEERVRTYYHEIDEARRERELEAQRKIDAEADDDDEVKATEARRLMVLHKSLQARYATDQRVQTADRAIGAAKCSAMWTAQIEERAMIERLQEQHDEEQAKKDTAFNESKWGTLPHQELLAHNKRLEFGAAVRQQINDRRQLRHLAEERRREESRQMRDAFEEFKRFQTEQAQASGQRKRDYRKELFHYIQLHQDFSRMLCEQERRDELRANDFVLKKEQQRLEQRQQKAAIEADKARKRDALYVIQQKILDAKDNREEMRLLAEHERLERKYRMEERQAVEHRRRLVSELRLGNRLAMEQINKLKACYYTQRQREMDEVKEERARYEQQQKVEQQQRLGKKLSLHHGVTAQMEEHERARRRDLEQERVASERARVLEEQRQKEIDMVISVKLDELAKKRCLPHNAIQSLTARVASGASKKLSNHFQP is encoded by the exons ATGCCCACTTCAATGCCTTGCGTGACTCGAGCCAAGCGCTGCTTGCATCCCGATTGCTACGATCGTCTCGGCCGCAAAGTCGGTCTCGAACTGGAACGCTCGAAGCGTCcgctgaagcagcagctgctgccgacGTCGACGGAGCAGCGAGCAGCCAAGCAGCTGCGTTTGCGCATCTgcgagaagcagcagcaggaatcgttgttgcaacaacaacgcgcTGTCGGCTTTGAATTGTCCTCGGGCACCGGTTCAAAGTCTCTGCACAAGCCGCGTGCTCTGCCACCTGGCACAGTGGCGCCACCTGCCGCACGCAGTGTCATACGCCCGCCGGCGAAGCCCACAAAGCGCAAAGGATGCGGTGGGGAGGCAACCTACTTCCATGTGCTCGGTCAGCCGTGGGAATCGAAGGGATTCGCTGAACTGGCCAAGGAGGAGGTCGATCGCATGAGGGCGGCGCGTCCACCGACAGCCGACGAGTTGCTGGCGGATCATGAGCGCCATCAGGAGGAGGAGCGACTCAacaaggaggaggaggagcgaGTGCGCACCTATTACCATGAGATCGATGAGGCCAGGCGGGAGCGAGAGCTCGAAGCGCAGCGAAAGATCGATGCGGAggccgatgacgatgatgaggtGAAGGCGACAGAGGCGAGGCGTCTCATGGTGCTGCACAAGTCGCTGCAG GCCCGCTATGCGACCGATCAGCGTGTGCAGACTGCAGATAGAGCAATTGGCGCCGCCAAATGCAGCGCCATGTGGACAGCTCAGATCGAAGAGCGGGCGATGATCGAGCGACTGCAGGAGCAGCACGACGAGGAGCAGGCGAAGAAGGACACCGCATTCAATGAGTCCAAGTGGGGCACGCTGCCGCATCAGGAGCTGCTGGCGCACAACAAGCGCCTCGAGTTTGGCGCTGCTGTGCGCCAGCAGATCAACGATCGCCGGCAGCTGCGCCACCTGGCCGAGGAGCGTCGCCGCGAGGAGTCGCGACAGATGCGCGACGCGTTCGAGGAGTTCAAGCGCTTCCAGACGGAACAAGCGCAGGCGAGCGGCCAACGGAAGCGGGACTATCGCAAGGAGCTCTTCCACTACATACAACTGCATCAGGACTTCAGTCGCATGCTGTGCGAACAGGAGCGACGCGACGAGCTGCGTGCCAACGACTTTGTGCTGAAGAAGGAGCAACAACGCTTGGAGCAGCGACAACAGAAGGCGGCCATCGAGGCGGACAAGGCACGCAAACGTGATGCACTCTATGTGATCCAACAGAAGATCCTCGATGCCAAGGACAATCGCGAGGAGATGCGTCTGCTTGCCGAGCACGAACGCCTCGAGCGCAAGTATCGCATGGAGGAACGTCAGGCTGTGGAGCATCGGCGACGTCTCGTCTCCGAGCTGCGTCTGGGCAATCGTCTGGCCATGGAGCAGATCAACAAGCTGAAGGCGTGCTACTACACACAGCGACAACGTGAAATGGACGAGGTGAAGGAGGAGCGAGCCCGAtacgagcaacaacaaaaggtcgaacagcagcagcgactgggCAAGAAACTGAGTCTCCATCACGGTGTCACAGCGCAAATGGAGGAGCACGAGAGGGCGCGACGTCGCGATCTCGAGCAGGAGCGTGtggcgagcgagcgagcgcgTGTTCTGGAGGAGCAGCGACAGAAGGAGATCGATATGGTGATCAGCGTGAAGCTGGACGAGTTGGCCAAGAAGCGTTGTTTGCCCCACAATGCGATACAATCGCTGACGGCGCGTGTGGCCAGCGGTGCCAGCAAGAAGCTCTCCAATCACTTTCAGCCTTAA